In Trichoderma asperellum chromosome 1, complete sequence, a single window of DNA contains:
- a CDS encoding uncharacterized protein (EggNog:ENOG41~TransMembrane:7 (o24-47i142-162o182-206i218-240o273-294i322-338o350-374i)), with product MPEGELPIEGQSLGPLTSSLRSGLTAITVLSCISFVSAATLFIYLTYKIVAWQLFVREENEDRFRYTHRGEGEQENQPQQDVHRAGHEASASQHAADFTLGIDGVFNSPSRESQDASVKGDANLPQDPGPPIRPLKGAPNQFLILIYNLLIADLHQSIAFALNSTWINRNAILVDTKTCWAQGFFVSTGDLSSSLFITLIAIHTFFSVVKGYRPSQRLLYLSIGLVWLFVYFISTLPIAITNNGREHGGLFVRAGAWCWINSEYERLRLLTHYLWIFISLGVTSGLYIGIWISLRKQARRRRAANPDGSTDLGHQSDHNPAFLIYPVIYVMCTLPLATERVASMAGADIPLGYFCFAGALISLNGFFDCVLFGTTRHSIIFASKYDLDAADTGVGTIAFLQTPKARRYGNMIWVQGGEGRRRRKMEPKTTGGWWSWQRLAEHSSNIMNQEKRRIPRGSSQESLRGPGIQMDLVTTVVVEVEEGKDRDIRFPDPVASGSPSVNSTERDAVSTRRAI from the exons ATGCCGGAAGGGGAGCTGCCTATCGAAGGGCAATCGCTCGGCCCTCTGACCTCATCACTCCGCAGCGGTCTTACTGCCATCACAGTGCTATCTTGCATCTCATTCGTTTCCGCAGCAACTCTTTTCATATATCTCACATACAAGATTGTTGCTTGGCAGTTATTCGTGCgggaagaaaatgaagaccGATTCCGATACACACACCGAGGCGAGGGTGAACAAGAAAACCAGCCTCAACAGGACGTTCACCGAGCAGGCCACGAGGCATCGGCTTCTCAACATGCCGCAGATTTCACCCTCGGAATCGACGGCGTTTTTAACTCACCTTCAAGGGAATCTCAAGACGCCTCCGTAAAGGGCGACGCGAACCTTCCCCAGGATCCAGGCCCGCCTATCCGGCCACTGAAAGGCGCGCCAAATCAGTTTCTTATTCTCATTTATAATCTGCTCATTGCCGATCTACATCAATCGATTGCCTTTGCCCTCAACTCGACGTGGATCAATCGAAATGCCATCTTGGTGGACACGAAAACGTGCTGGGCTCAAGGCTTCTTCGTGTCGACCGGGGACTTGTCATCAAGCCTGTTCATCACCCTCATCGCGATACACACATTCTTTTCCGTCGTCAAGGGATATCGGCCATCACAGAGATTGCTGTACTTGTCTATCGGTCTTGTGTGGCTGTTTGTCTATTTCATTTCGACACTGCCCATCGCTATTACAAACAACGGACGTGAGCATGGCGGACTATTTGTTCGAGCCGGTGCCTGG TGCTGGATCAACTCTGAATACGAACGTCTCCGTTTGCTCACCCACTATCTATGGATCTTCATTTCTCTTGGCGTGACCAGTGGACTTTACATTGGCATATGGATCTCGCTTCGTAAACAGGCCCGCCGTCGCCGTGCCGCCAACCCAGATGGCAGCACAGATCTTGGGCACCAGTCAGATCACAATCCAGCATTTCTAATCTACCCGGTAATCTACGTCATGTGTACGTTACCACTGGCCACAGAGCGTGTGGCGTCCATGGCTGGAGCCGACATCCCGCTGGGATACTTTTGTTTTGCGGGAGCACTCATCTCCCTCAACGGCTTTTTCGATTGCGTCTTATTCGGAACAACTCGCCATTCCATCATCTTTGCCTCCAAGTACGATCTAGACGCCGCCGATACAGGCGTTGGGACAATTGCCTTTTTGCAAACGCCCAAGGCTCGCCGTTATGGCAACATGATCTGGGTCCAGGGTGGTgaaggcagaagaaggaggaagatggagcCCAAGACTACTGGTGGATGGTGGTCATGGCAACGCCTGGCTGAACACTCTTCCAATATCATGaaccaagaaaaaaggagaataCCCCGAGGTTCTAGCCAAGAGTCCCTACGAGGGCCTGGAATCCAAATGGACCTGGTTACAACTGTGGTGGTGGAAGTCGAAGAAGGCAAGGACCGAGATATCAGATTCCCCGATCCAGTCGCAAGCGGCAGCCCCTCGGTCAACAGCACGGAAAGGGACGCCGTTAGCACGAGAAGAGCCAtctag
- a CDS encoding uncharacterized protein (EggNog:ENOG41~MEROPS:MER0000263), with protein MVRVQKLTAEALLSDPRRSPAVPNRDGTHALYTVSTHILGDKTTHELRVFNLQTGNSKQISNDAGVHDAMWIPTTELDVIYLRFVDKGRTQVMVAYAGDVSVEHYLAAEIDAPVSNLKLKELSNGNVAFVVTGLVGDTGLYNQEVAQKGSSARLYDTEIPIWNASRRPNRCSLWYNELVLHEGCWALQGQLYNLIDDIDLEAPSRMYTDNPCDEFDICGDGIVFSSRNLRERGPGGSPATSIYFAHLDSFSLPAEAMPRQIFIPTSFEPASITNVRFSPDESAVGFLYTAYEDPYNTRLYLGSVESLDAFDVFSLVTCVDDDDPNPPNAFEFVGGSDSVILRSHHLGHQALSHLMLEDGAEPKVFFAGSSCAAFYPLRHGDWDHLLVTSSNFIDSSLWQIVRVSDASIVRTVSSATKNGAKFNLSSSMVMDSWFEGANGYFIHSWLILPKDFDENHKYPWVLVPHGSPAMAWNNEWSTMSNFAAWATQGYVVVLPNITGSSGYGLDFVRRIKNKRGEGPFQDLLALIDYLEGIPYIDSGKGTIVGSSSSAYLVNKVLGHEAAKKFCCAVYQSGTIDPPVSFLPKEPVFDNFDKLDASYPYAEPETIYENDMARSTFFYGWKNAPPTLIIHGEKDKQCSITEALTAFNCLQAQSVPSRLLTFPDEGNVVTKPENIVMWYNVVWDWVKKCVEEDVQREDIF; from the exons ATGGTTCGAGTTCAGAAGCTGACTGCTGAGGCTCTGTTGAGCGACCCGAGGCGCAGCCCGGCGGTTCCAAACAGAGATGGCACGCATGCTCTCTATACCGTCTCGACGCATATCCTTGGCGACAAGACAACCCACGAGCTGCGTGTTTTCAACCTCCAGACGGGAAACTCCAAGCAGATTTCCAACGATGCTGGAGTCCACGACGCCATGTGGATTCCCACCACAGAGCTCGATGTCATCTACCTCCGCTTTGTCGACAAGGGTCGGACTCAGGTCATGGTGGCATATGCCGGAGATGTGTCTGTAGAGCACTACCTGGCGGCCGAAATCGACGCGCCTGTGTCGAATTTAAAGCTCAAGGAATTGAGCAATGGAAATGTCGCGTTTGTAGTCACCGGCCTTGTTGGCGATACTGGGCTATATAATCAGGAAGTTGCCCAGAAGGGATCCTCAGCAAGGTTGTATGACACGGAGATTCCTATA TGGAATGCATCTCGGAGACCGAATAGGTGCAGTCTTTGGTACAACGAGCTAGTGCTACACGAAGGCTGCTGGGCACTCCAAGGCCAACTATATAACTTGATTGACGATATAGATTTGGAGGCCCCATCTCGCATGTATACCGACAACCCCTGCGACGAGTTTGACATTTGTGGCGATGgcatcgtcttctcttccagaAATCTGAGAGAGCGGGGGCCGGGTGGAAGCCCTGCCACGTCCATCTATTTTGCCCACCTGGATTCCTTCTCCCTACCTGCGGAGGCGATGCCAAGGCAAATATTTATACCCACCAGCTTTGAGCCCGCTTCGATAACAAACGTCAGATTTTCGCCAGATGAATCGGCCGTTGGCTTCCTCTACACGGCATACGAAGACCCCTACAACACTCGGCTATACCTGGGCTCTGTTGAGTCGCTGGATGCTTTTGACGTCTTCAGCCTTGTTACctgtgttgatgatgatgacccGAATCCGCCAAACGCCTTTGAATTTGTCGGTGGCTCTGACTCTGTGATCTTGAGGAGCCACCATTTGGGCCACCAGGCGCTCTCCCATCTCATGCTAGAAGACGGAGCTGAGCCGAAAGTCTTCTTTGCCGGCAGCAGCTGTGCTGCTTTTTACCCTCTGCGGCATGGGGACTGGGATCATCTCTTGGTAACATCGTCTAACTTCATTGACAGCAGCCTGTGGCAGATTGTTCGAGTTTCAGATGCTAGCATTGTGAGAACCGTATCTTCGGCAACCAAGAACGGAGCCAAGTTTAACCTTTCCTCTAGCATGGTGATGGATTCTTGGTTTGAAGGGGCCAATGGATATTTCATCCATAGCTGGTTGATACTACCAAAAGACTTTGACGAAAACCACAAGTACCCTTGGGTGCTGGTGCCTCACGGCAGCCCAGCTATGGCCTGGAACAACGAGTGGTCAACGATG TCCAATTTTGCTGCTTGGGCGACCCAGGGATACGTTGTTGTACTGCCAAATAtcaccggcagcagcggATATGGGCTAGATTTCGTGAGGC GAATCAAAAataagagaggagaggggccTTTTCAAGATCTCCTCGCTCTTATTGATTACCTTGAAGGTATTCCATATATAGACAGTGGAAAGGGTACCATTGTGGGAAGCAGCAGTTCAGCATATCTTGTGAACAAGGTACTAGGCCACGAAGCTGCTAAGAAG TTTTGCTGTGCAGTCTACCAAAGCGGAACAATCGACCCTCCTGTGTCCTTTTTGCCGAAAGAGCCTGTCTTTGACAACTTTGACAAACTCGACGCTTCTTACCCTTACGCGGAGCCGGAGACGATATACGAGAATGACATGGCTAGGTCGACTTTCTTTTACGGCTGGAAGAATGCACCGCCGACGCTTATTATCCACGGCGAGAAGGACAAACAATGTTCAATTACAGAGGCACTAACTGCATTCAATTGTTTGCAAGCTCAGAGTGTTCCCAGTCGGCTCTTGACGTTCCCAGACGAAGGAAATGTTGTCACCAAACCAGAGAATATCGTAATGTGGTACAATGTAGTCTGGGACTGGGTGAAAAAGTGTGTTGAAGAGGACGTTCAAAGAGAAGACATCTTCTAG
- a CDS encoding uncharacterized protein (EggNog:ENOG41), with product MDFVNKLTGSGNNSGNSAGESLSEQQSGGGGGGGGFMGKMNDMAGGGAQGEKDEDFLDKGVDFVQENFLGQGDQSNESAAEQAKDEMISDAIRERYKDATGSDFPIKDKDKKYGT from the exons ATGGACTTTGTGAATAAATTGACCGGCTCTGGGAATAACTCGGGAAACAGCGCTGGAGAGAGCCTCTCGGAGCAGcagagcggcggcggcggcggcggcggcggcttcatGGGCAAAATGAACGACATGGCCGGTGGAGGTGCTCAAGGAGAAAAGGACGAAGATTTTCTTGATAAAG GTGTGGACTTTGTTCAAGAGAATTTTCTGGGTCAAGGCGATCAGAGCAATGAATCAGCGGCTGAACAAGCGAAGGACGAGATGATTTCGGATGCTATTCGTGAAAGGTATAAGGATGCTACAGGGAGCGATTTCCCCATCAAAGATAAAGACAAGAAATACGGAACGTAG
- a CDS encoding uncharacterized protein (EggNog:ENOG41~TransMembrane:10 (i45-63o69-91i98-116o122-142i163-185o205-227i288-309o321-340i361-382o437-460i)) — protein MESSSLESAAKPGILVRVLSELGLVSLFHSPLDVKLLCLQRFVRLFAYGGSTLVLVPYLQALGISKTNIGLFMTLTLVGDVCISFILTIVADGLGRKAILSMGALMVVGSGVTFALCQNYWILLAAAIFGVISPSGNEIGPFRAIEESVVAHLTESASRSDVYAWYSLLGQAGVACGLITCGWVIQYVSTSLQWEHVDAYRLAFLGYAAVGLIKLTLTLLLSAAVEADAKASTTKKMAISSEAGSTEASPLLGSANANGATEQRAGRSRLLSLLPDISREGYAMMTSLCFFFAIDSLASGIISMSWVTYFFRWRYGIKEGSLGSIFFVTSITSACSMLVASSLAKRFGNIKTMVFTHLPSSVFLSLIPAFPDVRLSLLFLWLRSSTASMDVAPRAAFLAAVIKPSERTAIMGVINVCKTVGASLGPFLTGTLADHGLFWVAFVTAGCLKVGYDLGILAVFKNHERHSAERENGRVETNATA, from the exons ATGGAGAGCTCGTCTCTCGAATCCGCCGCCAAGCCTGGCATCCTTGTCCGCGTCCTCTCTGAGCTCGGCCTCGTGTCTCTCTTCCACAGCCCTCTCGACGTCAAACTGCTCTGCCTGCAGCGTTTTGTGCGCCTCTTTGCCTATGGAGGGTCGACACTCGTCTTGGTGCCGTATCTGCAGGCTCTGGGCATCTCCAAGACCAACATCGGCCTGTTCATGACCCTGACCTTGGTTGGCGATGTCTGCATCAGCTTCATACTCACAATCGTCGCAGATGGGCTGGGGAGAAAGGCCATTCTGTCCATGGGCGCTTTGATGGTGGTGGGCAGCGGCGTCACCTTTGCGCTCTGCCAAAACTATTGGATATTACTTGCAGCAGCCATATTTGGCGTTATCAGTCCGAG TGGCAATGAGATTGGTCCCTTCCGGGCTATAGAAGAGAGCGTGGTTGCGCATCTAACGGAGTCTGCTTCCAGAAGCGATGTCTATGCATGGTACAGCCTGCTTGGCCAGGCTGGAGTGGCCTGTGGGCTCATAACTTGCGGATGGGTTATTCAATACGTTTCCACTAGCCTCCAGTGGGAGCATGTGGACGCCTACCGACTTGCTTTCCTTGGATATGCTGCCGTTGGCCTGATCAAGCTGACGCTTACTCTGCTCCTGAGCGCTGCTGTCGAGGCCGATGCAAAGGCTTCTACCACAAAGAAGATGGCTATATCCAGCGAGGCTGGCAGCACAGAGGCATCGCCACTTTTAGGCAGTGCCAACGCCAATGGAGCAACCGAGCAACGAGCGGGCCGCAGTCGGCTTTTGAGCCTTCTCCCCGATATCAGCAGAGAAGGCTATGCCATGATGACAAGCctatgtttcttttttgctataGACTCTTTGGCTTCCGGTATTATTAGCAT GTCTTGGGTGACTTATTTCTTCCGCTGGCGCTATGGCATCAAGGAGGGTAGCTTAGGGTCCATCTTTTTCGTGACAAGCATCACTTCAGCTTGCTCTATGCTGGTCGCCTCTTCCCTGGCCAAACGATTTGGCAATATCAAG ACCATGGTCTTCACCCACCTTCCTTCGTCTGTATTCCTCAGTCTCATTCCCGCCTTCCCCGACGTacgcctctccctccttttcCTGTGGCTTCGTTCCTCCACCGCAAGCATGGATGTCGCTCCCCGGGCGGCCTTCCTAGCTGCCGTCATCAAGCCAAGCGAACGGACGGCAATCATGGGGGTCATCAATGTGTGCAAGACGGTCGGCGCCAGCTTGGGTCCCTTCCTGACGGGTACACTGGCAGATCATGGCTTGTTCTGGGTCGCTTTCGTAACGGCCGGTTGTCTCAAGGTTGGGTACGACCTGGGCATACTGGCAGTCTTTAAGAACCACGAGAGACACTCggctgagagagaaaatggacGTGTGGAGACGAATGCTACTGCGTAA
- a CDS encoding uncharacterized protein (EggNog:ENOG41), which translates to MPSNMSDAPALRGANGITQAHRDGDREMQETPRAIQPSISSRQNKDNYTPTLQTLKDFLATCHTLNQATKAFLDTPPRRQDTLPSLQGKVYPQKIVKSTNFMEKQMEVWQLLLRDATSSLQQTIFPSAEQVHDKFFVVETVAGEKRLCPFDRLGVSATVLTLVRQVLGDQALRETVGIGGKVGYTSAGRCSFLGVPTEPQYHDDPYEDERYRGLSIFSNINNGRPLSVVAIEYRPKDFSLDSSMLAALEDGVVPTWGNNGDSSSPAGVITTMIAHLFNYMVESGVNYGYLYSIEGIIFLEIQKDPSIVHYFVSLPRDEVDNHIESTMPYSAVSQICAFVIRAVRAKSSCMKRNDQADGLAAWKNEIVGRENNIDKIAMQLQQWGNPNVSSVAGHENQEKMDTDADTNEDEIDNESYDKFDVEISEETSMNIEIKMDSDLMEEDLPAAGAAPLDQQQDQMEGLTSQHEHSIQNDEEEEDKENQNENGQDITPVNDDYDDEMHEGKDVVDNVDLENNKNDDQILCITKDRVKSIDSKKREDTYCTHKCLLGVANGTPLDQACPNFRFHGTKHISKDEFLERLKDQLSRAGEANAHCSPLELWGSIGTLFKVTLVGYGYTFVTKATLRANWVYLHREGEMYGMLKDIQGSCIPVCLGIVRVDPEFWHEHRLLSQFMVLSWAGLPVYENFDEGEKSLFGNSVFRAYSELHRAGLQHRDADLSNMLYNPQLGRIMIVDFHGARFHPDSLAGFDADGNDMAKQSEDDGEDDDEGVPYQADGSVSKNGASGDGSSNANASETLQQSVDKAECLRKEFEEECRRELIHAVNLMDYLVWGLHGRRS; encoded by the coding sequence ATGCCTAGCAACATGTCAGATGCGCCGGCTCTGCGTGGCGCCAATGGCATTACCCAAGCTCATAGAGATGGAGATCGAGAAATGCAGGAAACCCCTCGTGCGATACAGCCCAGCATTAGCAGCAGGCAGAACAAAGACAACTACACTCCGACTCTTCAGACTTTGAAAGATTTCCTTGCAACATGTCACACCCTAAATCAAGCCACTAAAGCTTTTCTCGACACTCCTCCCCGACGGCAAGATACGCTGCCTTCACTTCAGGGCAAAGTATACCCGCAAAAGATTGTCAAATCCACAAATTTCATGGAGAAGCAAATGGAAGTCTGGCAGCTATTGCTGAGAGACGCAACATCTAGCCTGCAACAGACTATTTTCCCGTCCGCGGAACAAGTCCACGATAAATTCTTCGTCGTGGAGACTGTTGCCGGTGAAAAGAGGCTTTGCCCCTTTGATCGACTTGGTGTTTCGGCTACTGTCCTGACTCTCGTTCGCCAGGTGTTGGGTGACCAAGCACTTAGGGAGACTGTCGGCATAGGAGGAAAGGTTGGCTATACTTCAGCGGGAAGATGCTCTTTCTTGGGAGTTCCCACTGAACCACAGTATCATGACGATCCCTATGAGGACGAAAGATACCGTGGCCTCAGCATTTTCTCTAATATCAACAATGGCCGCCCTCTTTCTGTTGTGGCAATTGAATACAGGCCAAAAGATTTCTCTCTGGATTCAAGCATGCTTGCAGCCTTGGAGGATGGGGTTGTCCCGACATGGGGTAATAACGGCGATAGTTCTTCGCCGGCCGGAGTCATCACAACCATGATTGCTCATTTGTTCAACTACATGGTCGAATCGGGAGTGAACTACGGCTACCTTTACTCCATAGAAGGAATTATTTTCTTGGAAATCCAAAAAGACCCGTCCATCGTTCACTACTTTGTCAGCCTCCCCAGAGACGAGGTGGATAACCACATCGAATCAACGATGCCTTATTCGGCCGTTTCGCAAATTTGTGCCTTTGTCATTCGGGCTGTGCGTGCAAAATCAAGCTGTATGAAGCGAAATGATCAAGCCGATGGGCTTGCTGCTTGGAAGAACGAAATCGTAGGTCGAGAGAACAACATTGACAAGATAGCCATGCAGCTTCAGCAGTGGGGAAATCCAAACGTCTCATCCGTCGCAGGCCACGAGAATcaggagaagatggatacCGATGCTGACACCAACGAAGATGAAATTGATAACGAGTCATACGACAAGTTCGACGTTGAGATTAGCGAAGAGACCTCTATGAATATTGAAATCAAGATGGACTCTGATCTTATGGAAGAGGACCTaccagctgctggcgctgccccATTGGATCAACAACAAGATCAAATGGAAGGTCTAACGTCACAGCACGAACATTCTATTCAaaatgacgaagaggaagaagacaaagaaaaccaAAACGAGAACGGCCAAGATATTACGCCGGTCAACGATGActatgatgatgagatgcaTGAAGGCAAAGATGTTGTTGACAATGTTGACCTtgaaaacaacaaaaacgaCGACCAAATCTTATGCATCACAAAAGATCGTGTCAAATCTATTGATTCTAAAAAGCGCGAAGATACATACTGCACGCACAAATGCCTCTTGGGAGTAGCGAACGGTACGCCTTTGGACCAGGCATGCCCCAATTTCCGTTTTCACGGAACCAAGCACATCAGCAAGGACGAGTTTTTGGAGCGACTCAAAGATCAGCTTTCCCGAGCAGGAGAGGCAAATGCTCACTGCTCCCCCTTGGAACTATGGGGCTCTATCGGGACTTTGTTCAAGGTGACGCTTGTTGGCTATGGCTATACGTTTGTGACCAAAGCCACCCTGCGAGCGAACTGGGTTTATCTGCACCGCGAAGGCGAAATGTACGGCATGCTAAAGGATATCCAAGGTTCTTGCATACCGGTCTGTCTCGGAATCGTAAGAGTAGATCCGGAATTTTGGCATGAACACAGGCTCCTCAGCCAGTTCATGGTGCttagctgggctgggctgccaGTATATGAGAACTTCGACGAGGGGGAGAAGAGTTTGTTTGGTAACTCCGTCTTCAGAGCTTATAGTGAACTGCACAGGGCTGGGCTGCAGCACCGGGATGCGGATCTATCAAACATGCTGTACAATCCCCAGCTGGGCCGAATCATGATTGTGGATTTTCACGGGGCCCGCTTCCACCCTGATAGCTTAGCCGGTTTTGATGCGGACGGTAATGATATGGCTAAACAATcagaagatgatggcgaagatgatgacgagggaGTTCCGTATCAGGCTGATGGCAGCGTCAGCAAAAATGGCGccagcggcgatggcagcaGTAACGCTAACGCGAGCGAAACCCTCCAACAAAGCGTCGACAAGGCTGAGTGCTTGCGCAAGGAGTTTGAAGAGGAGTGCAGGCGAGAACTCATACACGCAGTCAATCTCATGGACTACCTCGTTTGGGGCCTTCATGGTCGAAGAAGTTGA
- a CDS encoding uncharacterized protein (EggNog:ENOG41), which translates to MVRENYHHNAQTMKQIHHRLHRIGQTKAVTWHTLKVKNSFNDHQERLCMVKWAKQMSAEMSLEDWYPDNIRELIIFEFQRAYFHQPFNKYAWVLLRDRDPSGFKYYGAQTLRLGYALTCVAKLCLSADIENRTF; encoded by the coding sequence ATGGTAAGGGAGAACTACCATCATAACGCCCAGACAATGAAACAGATACACCATCGACTTCATCGGATCGGTCAAACGAAAGCAGTTACCTGGCATACGCTAAAGGTAAAAAACTCATTTAACGATCACCAAGAACGCCTATGCATGGTCAAATGGGCAAAGCAGATGTCAGCTGAGATGAGTCTTGAAGACTGGTACCCGGACAATATTCGAGAGTTGATTATATTCGAGTTCCAGCGAGCTTATTTTCATCAACCCTTTAATAAGTATGCCTGGGTCCTTTTGCGAGACCGAGACCCAAGTGGGTTTAAATACTACGGAGCTCAGACCTTACGCCTTGGCTATGCCCTGACCTGTGTTGCGAAACTCTGCCTATCGGCAGATATAGAAAACCGAACATTCTAG